A window of the Rhinoraja longicauda isolate Sanriku21f chromosome 20, sRhiLon1.1, whole genome shotgun sequence genome harbors these coding sequences:
- the llph gene encoding protein LLP homolog has protein sequence MAKSTRSKWKRKMRAAKREKNAPKELARLKKILGVDRSGDINMNAVKEIATVVPSEKLQQKPAAEEDNASTMDMDKKMNKKTFLNEHGQYPLWMHPRQRKKIKHQLKKKGKSKPKGLAW, from the exons ATGGCAAAAAGCACAAGAAGTAAATGGAAGCGGAAGATGCGAGCAGCAAAGAGGGAAAAAAATGCACCAAAGGAACTTGCTCGGTTGAAAAAAATACTGGGAGTGGATCGGAGTGGTGACATTAATATGAATGCTGTTAAAGAAATTGCTACTGTAGTCCCAAGCGAAAAACTCCAGCAGAAGCCAGCTGCGGAAGAAG ATAATGCTTCTACCATGGACATGGATAAGAAAATGAACAAAAAGACGTTTTTGAATGAACATGGACAGTATCCACTATGGATGCATCCGAGACAAAGAAAGAAGATCAAGCACCAGCTGAAAAAGAAGGGGAAATCAAAACCAAAGGGGTTGGCATGGTGA